The proteins below are encoded in one region of Delphinus delphis chromosome 4, mDelDel1.2, whole genome shotgun sequence:
- the LOC132423984 gene encoding keratin-associated protein 19-3-like produces MIYYSKYYSHSLSYGYSGFGGLGYGYGCGCGSFCRLGYVCGFRGYGYDSGYGSFGYGCHRYPFFYG; encoded by the coding sequence ATGATCTACTACAGCAAATACTATAGCCATAGCCTGAGCTATGGCTATAGTGGCTTTGGTGGACTGGGGTATGGCTATGGTTGTGGATGTGGCAGCTTCTGCAGACTGGGCTATGTCTGTGGCTTCAGAGGCTATGGCTATGACTCTGGTTATGGAAGCTTTGGATATGGCTGCCATCGCTACCCATTCTTCTATGGATGA